The window TCTCAGTAAGCACTTCAGACAACTTCCCACATTTCTAAACTGAAGCACTCTCTCTGCTCCCCCTTTTCTGCCTCAGTATAATCCCACAGTTATGCTTTTTCAAACCAGGAGCATATGGAACATACAGTAAGCTgcatttctccagcagctgaatatccagcagctcccattttggcaccataaaaaaaaagaagaagaagaagaagaaaagtagaaagTGCTATTTCTGTTTAGGCATCTTGAGCTGCCAAATTTAGTTGCTATGTGAGAATCGAAGGCACTTAACAAATCAgagccttttttcctttgatggTGATCACGGCTGAACAACCAGGATGGGTGAAGGTGCTTTTTAAGTCCACACCCGCCAAGCCTCCCCTCCGCCTGCCTGCGTTTTCTCTCAGATAGAGTCAGCGCGGAGGCAAAAAGTGAGTTGTGTTCGCTGTACCAGCTGCGGGAGAAAACATCACCGAACTGCACCTCTGCCTCGGGAACCACTTACAATTAAACGAGAATAAAATCACGCGGTGTGGGCGGAGTGCCCCGAAGATGAAATACGCCCctcacctcccccccccccaagatGGCGGTGGGGATGCTGAGGCGCGGTTCCGCACAGCGGCTCCACGGGCCGCGCGCGACGTCACTTCCCGCCTTCCGCGCCCGCTTCTAGCGGCCGCCCCCAAACGCCGTCTTCCCCCATGGCGGCAGCGGCCGCGGGGGCGGGCGGAGGCGGTTCGGCGGCGCTGGGCGACAGCGGGGCCATCGACTACTCGGTGCACGAGGCCTGGAACGAAGCCACCAACGTGTACCTGCTGGTGGTGCTAGCCAGCCTCGCCCTGCTCGTCTATGCGCGGCGGTAAGGGGgtgagaggggaggggaggggaggggaggggaagggaggagagagaggggaaCGGGGCCGTGCCCGTCCCACGCGTGACCGTGCTGCCGTGCCCCCGCAGGAACAAGAGGAGGATCCTGCGCATCTTCACTCTGCCCCCTGCAGCCGAGACGCCGCCCGAGCCCAACTTCTACAACAGCATGAAGAAGATCCGCCTGCggcagcagctggaaatgtACTCCATCGGTAAGGGCGGCTCGACCCGGCCCCGAGGGAGTTCCCGCGTGGGGCGGCCCCGTGGGGCTGTCAGGTGGAGCCTGGCCCTGTGTGCACGGGTTCCGCAGGAGCCCAGCGCATGGCTATGTGGCCTAAGGATGGAGTGAAGGAATTGCTGGCAATGTGCAGCAGTCAGAAAGTGGATGCAGGTGTCAAACTGCAGAGGACTGCAGGAATCATGAGTAATTCAACTTCAcaggctgaaaataaatgagaattgTGCCATATCGCTAAGTGTTGCCACTCCCATCTGAGTGCTGACTTTCAGGATTGAGATAGGAGGGAGCCCTATGGCTCCAATATTCTACGTTCCCAGCTCAGAGAAACACGTACATTTGCGTCACATCATCTGCTGTGTAAGCATGACCAGAGGGAAGATGGGCAAGGAAAACCTAGTGAGTTGAAACCATGTTTTAAACTTCAAGGTTGTCAAGCCAGGCCACTGCATTCTGTGCAACAAAATGGCCATACTACCTGTAGAGGAATGGCGGCTGGCATTTGTTGTGTGTTGCACTGCGCACAATGCTTTGATCTTCCTTTGCCTTGCTAACCAGATTGCTTTTGAAGTAAACGTCTTTGTTATTGTGTGGCTCGTGTGCTGTGGAGACCAGTGGAGAGTTACTGGGTGACTAACGAATTGCTCAGGCTGTCTGTAATAGTACTTCTGAAGCCGTAGTCTTTaattgaatattatttttttaacaaaaggaTCTGAACGGAATGATATTTCTTTGCCATCTATGCGCTGACCTATTGCTGTGACACTGCTGCTCAGACCTTCCGTGTTCCGTATGGTGACTGAGACTTTTCCtcatgcagctgagctgtgaaACAACATTCTCTAATCTTAGATTTCTCTTGCTTGAGTCATATTTACACGTGTATAGATGTACATGCACATacgtatgtgtgtgtatatatatatgttagtAGTGTAATTTGTGTTgatcagtgtttcttttttttttccagcaaggaagtatgagcagcagcagcagccaccgAAACAGACTGAAAGCGTACAGCTGTCAGTGGAGTAAAGCCTACAGCTGTAGGAACTCGGGACATATTTCCAGAGCTGACGATGCTAGTTGGTGTGGCGCTATTTTCACTGCCTCTT of the Numida meleagris isolate 19003 breed g44 Domestic line chromosome 4, NumMel1.0, whole genome shotgun sequence genome contains:
- the SMIM19 gene encoding small integral membrane protein 19, whose translation is MAAAAAGAGGGGSAALGDSGAIDYSVHEAWNEATNVYLLVVLASLALLVYARRNKRRILRIFTLPPAAETPPEPNFYNSMKKIRLRQQLEMYSIARKYEQQQQPPKQTESVQLSVE